From a region of the Pseudoclavibacter endophyticus genome:
- a CDS encoding PhoH family protein, whose product METGEGVDHAGAASTGVVTYVLDTSVLLSDPRAIFRFAEHAVVIPIVVITELEKKRHDPEIGFFARQALRYLDKLRVEHERLDFPIPIGEQGGTLRVELNHSNQDVLPSGMRLGDNDSRILAVASNLANDGLDVVVVSKDMPMRVKASSIGLAADEYRAELARDTGYTGLIDVDLGADAVGQLYERERLDTTEVTGQPVNTSVIIHSERGSALGRVDGENSVRLVRGDRDVFGLHGRSAEQRLAIDLLLDPQVGIVSLGGRAGTGKSALALAAGLESVLERGLHRKIMVFRPLYAVGGQELGYLPGDQDEKMGPWGQAVYDTLSAIVSDNVIEEVLARDLLEILPLTHIRGRSLHDAFVIVDEAQSLERNVLLTMLSRIGQNSRVVLTHDVAQRDNLRVGRHDGIASVIETLKGHRLFGHITLTRSERSEIAALVTELLEDYTIN is encoded by the coding sequence ATCGAGACCGGCGAGGGGGTGGATCACGCTGGCGCGGCATCGACCGGAGTCGTCACGTATGTGCTCGACACGTCGGTGCTGCTGAGCGATCCTCGCGCCATCTTCCGGTTCGCCGAGCACGCCGTCGTCATTCCGATCGTCGTGATCACCGAGCTCGAGAAGAAGCGGCACGACCCGGAGATCGGCTTCTTCGCCCGGCAGGCGCTGCGCTACCTCGACAAGTTGCGTGTCGAGCACGAGCGCCTCGACTTCCCGATCCCCATCGGCGAGCAGGGGGGCACGTTGCGCGTCGAGTTGAACCACTCGAACCAGGACGTGCTGCCGAGCGGTATGCGGCTCGGCGACAACGACTCGCGCATCCTTGCGGTCGCGAGCAACCTGGCCAACGACGGGCTCGATGTCGTCGTCGTCTCGAAGGACATGCCGATGCGCGTGAAGGCCTCGTCGATCGGACTCGCCGCCGACGAGTACCGCGCCGAGCTCGCGCGCGACACGGGCTACACGGGCCTCATCGACGTCGACCTCGGCGCCGACGCCGTCGGGCAGCTGTACGAGCGCGAGCGCCTCGACACGACAGAGGTAACCGGCCAGCCGGTCAACACGAGCGTCATCATCCATTCGGAGCGCGGCTCGGCCCTCGGCCGCGTCGACGGCGAGAACTCGGTGCGGCTCGTTCGCGGCGACCGTGACGTGTTCGGCCTGCACGGGCGCTCGGCCGAGCAGCGGCTCGCGATCGACCTGCTGCTCGACCCGCAGGTCGGCATCGTCTCGCTCGGCGGTCGGGCCGGTACGGGCAAGAGCGCGTTGGCGTTGGCTGCAGGGCTCGAGTCGGTGCTCGAGCGGGGACTGCACCGCAAGATCATGGTGTTCCGGCCCCTCTACGCCGTCGGGGGCCAGGAGCTCGGCTACCTCCCCGGCGACCAGGACGAGAAGATGGGGCCGTGGGGGCAGGCGGTCTACGACACGCTCTCGGCGATCGTCTCGGACAACGTCATCGAAGAGGTGCTCGCCCGCGACCTGCTCGAGATCCTCCCGCTCACCCACATCCGCGGCCGGTCGCTGCACGACGCGTTCGTGATCGTCGACGAGGCACAGTCGCTCGAGCGAAACGTCCTGCTCACGATGCTCTCGCGCATCGGGCAGAACTCGCGCGTCGTCCTCACGCACGACGTGGCGCAGCGCGACAACCTGCGCGTTGGCCGGCACGACGGCATCGCCTCGGTCATCGAGACGCTCAAGGGCCACCGGCTGTTCGGCCACATCACGCTCACGCGTTCGGAGCGCAGTGAGATCGCGGCGCTCGTGACGGAGCTGCTCGAGGACTACACCATCAACTAG
- a CDS encoding metallophosphoesterase family protein — protein MNERLETPPPALRLPDGTEPTTVALAGDWHANTPYAVASIAHALSGGAEAIVHLGDFGFRFESDFLAAVDRALGDVPLFFIDGNHESFPWLASHPIDDRGVRPISRSVTHLPRGVRWSWRGRTWLALGGAHSVDRRARERGEAWWPEEAITVDDVERAVAAGPVDVLVCHDVPAGVPVPHVYPEGTFPADDEAAGEAHRDLVRAVVDGTWPRFIAHGHFHRHYRSTLGAARVLGLAHDRHEPNENVAFLDTATLALVPPSADPPPIENRLALPHASAAKVRSIANTD, from the coding sequence ATGAACGAGCGCCTCGAGACGCCGCCGCCCGCGCTCCGCTTGCCGGACGGTACCGAGCCCACCACGGTCGCCCTCGCGGGCGACTGGCACGCCAATACGCCGTACGCGGTCGCATCAATCGCCCACGCGCTGAGTGGCGGCGCCGAAGCGATCGTGCATCTTGGTGACTTCGGGTTCAGGTTCGAGTCCGACTTCCTCGCGGCCGTCGATCGAGCGCTCGGCGACGTCCCGCTCTTCTTCATCGACGGCAACCACGAGTCGTTCCCGTGGCTCGCGTCGCATCCGATCGACGACCGTGGGGTGCGACCGATCAGCCGAAGCGTGACGCACCTCCCTCGCGGCGTGCGCTGGTCGTGGCGCGGACGCACGTGGCTCGCGCTCGGAGGCGCGCACAGTGTCGACCGACGCGCACGCGAGCGCGGCGAGGCCTGGTGGCCCGAGGAGGCGATCACGGTCGACGACGTCGAGCGCGCGGTCGCCGCGGGCCCCGTCGACGTTCTGGTCTGCCATGACGTGCCCGCCGGAGTCCCGGTGCCGCACGTGTATCCCGAGGGGACGTTCCCGGCGGACGACGAGGCCGCCGGTGAGGCCCACCGCGATCTCGTCCGCGCCGTGGTCGACGGCACGTGGCCCCGGTTCATCGCACACGGGCACTTTCACCGGCATTATCGCTCAACACTCGGTGCGGCGCGGGTCCTCGGACTCGCCCACGACCGGCACGAGCCGAACGAGAACGTGGCCTTCCTCGACACGGCCACGCTTGCCCTCGTGCCGCCCTCGGCCGACCCCCCGCCCATCGAGAATCGACTCGCGCTGCCCCACGCGTCCGCCGCAAAGGTGCGGAGTATCGCGAACACCGACTGA
- a CDS encoding class II fumarate hydratase yields MDTSNDFRIEHDTMGEVRVPRSALYAAQTQRAVENFPISGSRLEDGQIVALARIKRAAAIVNAKLGIIDEERAKAIVAAAETIIGGEHLDQFPVDVYQTGSGTSTNMNMNEVLANLASASLGEQVHPNDHVNASQSSNDVFPTSVHVAVTGALLGDLVPALDHLASSLEAKAELWKETVKAGRTHLMDATPVTLGQEFSGYARQMRLGIERVNATIERVAEVPLGGTATGTGINTPAGFSEQVIAELASDAGLPLTEAKDHFEAQGARDGLVEASGALRTIAVSLVKINNDLRWMGSGPNAGLGELHLPDLQPGSSIMPGKVNPVIPEAVLMVASRVIGNDAAIAFAGASGSFELNVQIPLMGTALLESIRLLANASHVLADKTIGGLQANEERARALAESSPSIVTPLNRIIGYEAAAKIAKHSVAEKITVRQAVIDLGYVERGEITEEELDARLDVLKMTSPNL; encoded by the coding sequence GTGGACACCAGCAACGACTTCCGCATCGAACACGACACGATGGGCGAGGTTCGCGTGCCTCGCAGCGCGCTGTACGCCGCGCAGACGCAGCGCGCGGTCGAGAACTTCCCGATCTCGGGCTCGCGACTCGAGGACGGGCAGATCGTCGCGCTCGCCCGAATCAAGCGTGCCGCCGCAATCGTGAACGCCAAGCTCGGCATCATCGACGAGGAGCGAGCGAAGGCGATCGTCGCGGCGGCCGAGACGATCATCGGTGGTGAGCACCTCGACCAGTTCCCGGTCGACGTCTACCAGACCGGCTCGGGCACCTCCACGAACATGAACATGAACGAGGTGCTCGCTAACCTCGCCTCGGCCTCGCTCGGCGAGCAGGTCCACCCCAACGACCACGTCAACGCCTCGCAGTCGTCGAACGACGTGTTCCCCACGTCGGTGCACGTTGCCGTGACCGGCGCGCTGCTCGGCGACCTCGTGCCGGCGCTCGATCACCTCGCATCGTCGCTCGAGGCGAAGGCCGAGCTGTGGAAGGAGACGGTCAAGGCGGGCCGCACGCACCTCATGGACGCGACGCCCGTCACCCTCGGCCAGGAGTTCTCGGGCTACGCCCGCCAGATGCGCCTCGGCATCGAGCGCGTGAACGCAACGATCGAACGCGTCGCTGAGGTGCCCCTCGGCGGCACGGCGACCGGCACCGGGATCAACACGCCAGCCGGGTTCTCGGAGCAGGTGATCGCCGAGCTCGCGAGCGACGCCGGCCTGCCCCTGACCGAGGCGAAAGATCACTTCGAGGCACAGGGTGCACGCGACGGTCTCGTCGAGGCGTCCGGAGCGCTGCGCACCATCGCCGTGAGCCTCGTCAAGATCAACAACGACCTGCGCTGGATGGGCTCTGGCCCCAACGCCGGCCTCGGCGAGCTCCACCTGCCAGACCTGCAGCCGGGCTCGTCGATCATGCCCGGTAAGGTCAACCCAGTCATTCCCGAGGCCGTGCTCATGGTGGCGTCTCGCGTGATCGGCAATGACGCGGCGATCGCGTTCGCCGGCGCGTCGGGCTCGTTCGAGCTCAACGTGCAGATCCCGCTCATGGGTACCGCCCTGCTCGAGTCGATCCGCCTGCTCGCCAACGCGTCGCACGTGCTGGCGGACAAGACGATCGGCGGCCTGCAGGCCAACGAGGAGCGTGCCCGCGCACTCGCCGAGTCGTCGCCCTCGATCGTCACGCCGCTCAACCGAATCATCGGCTATGAGGCGGCCGCCAAGATCGCCAAGCACTCCGTCGCCGAGAAGATCACCGTGCGTCAGGCCGTCATCGACCTCGGTTACGTCGAGCGCGGTGAGATCACGGAAGAGGAGCTCGACGCCCGCCTCGACGTGCTCAAGATGACGTCGCCAAACCTGTAG
- a CDS encoding DUF4245 family protein, which produces MAKQSQPPVVAELGRPETPEEAAARKAEASRLHRARQTFRNLLASLAVCALIVLVMVLIVPRDDSPVVRDIDYAAAAAEAASDVSAPLAAPELPSQWTSNEAELRTGADGVTEWYIGFILSDGDGNAAEFVGMSQGLDANPTWLADRVAKRAPTSTTVVGGLTWDEYDYTDLPPGESGNNAYTLVLERAESTYVVYGSHSADAVQTVAQAIADAM; this is translated from the coding sequence ATGGCCAAGCAATCGCAGCCGCCCGTCGTCGCCGAGCTCGGCCGCCCCGAGACGCCCGAGGAGGCTGCGGCGCGGAAGGCCGAGGCGTCACGCCTGCACCGGGCCCGGCAGACGTTCCGGAATCTGCTCGCATCGCTGGCCGTGTGCGCGCTCATCGTGCTGGTCATGGTCCTGATCGTTCCGCGTGACGATTCACCGGTGGTCCGCGACATCGATTACGCGGCCGCGGCGGCCGAGGCAGCGAGCGACGTGTCGGCGCCACTGGCCGCCCCCGAGCTTCCCAGCCAGTGGACGAGCAACGAAGCCGAACTCCGCACGGGTGCCGACGGCGTCACCGAGTGGTACATCGGCTTCATCCTCTCGGACGGTGACGGCAACGCCGCCGAGTTCGTCGGCATGAGCCAGGGGCTCGACGCCAATCCGACCTGGCTCGCCGACCGGGTCGCCAAGCGCGCGCCGACCAGCACGACCGTCGTCGGCGGCCTCACGTGGGACGAGTACGACTACACCGACCTGCCGCCCGGCGAGTCCGGAAACAATGCCTACACACTCGTCCTCGAACGGGCGGAATCGACCTACGTCGTATACGGGAGCCACTCCGCCGACGCCGTGCAGACCGTCGCGCAGGCCATCGCAGACGCGATGTAG
- a CDS encoding helix-turn-helix domain-containing protein, with product MDRVAGAHGAAPSFGPRVVCHLDRLLDERQLSLAELARRVDMSVVNLSILKNGRAKAVRFETMTRLCRELGCQPGDLFSVEP from the coding sequence ATGGACCGTGTCGCCGGCGCCCACGGCGCCGCGCCGTCATTCGGCCCGCGAGTCGTCTGTCACCTCGATCGCTTGCTCGACGAGCGACAGCTCTCGCTCGCGGAGCTCGCGCGACGGGTCGACATGAGCGTCGTCAACCTCTCCATCCTCAAGAACGGCCGCGCCAAGGCGGTGCGATTCGAGACCATGACACGGCTCTGCCGTGAGCTCGGGTGTCAGCCCGGAGATCTCTTCAGCGTGGAGCCCTGA
- a CDS encoding exodeoxyribonuclease VII small subunit, whose product MATTASGPTADPNADVEQLSYEEARDELVRVVGELEQGSQPLEASLALWERGEALANRCEAWLTGARERLESARRARETSHDDDAEGKTATG is encoded by the coding sequence ATGGCGACCACAGCATCCGGCCCCACCGCAGACCCGAACGCCGACGTCGAGCAGCTCAGCTACGAAGAAGCGCGCGATGAACTCGTGCGCGTCGTCGGTGAACTCGAACAGGGCTCACAGCCGCTCGAGGCCTCGCTCGCGCTGTGGGAGCGCGGCGAGGCGCTCGCCAACCGGTGCGAGGCGTGGCTGACCGGCGCCCGTGAGCGCCTCGAGTCCGCGCGCCGCGCACGGGAGACCTCGCACGACGACGACGCTGAAGGGAAGACCGCGACCGGGTAG
- the xseA gene encoding exodeoxyribonuclease VII large subunit, translating into MVSMSPPPSSAEAPWTVATVSSMLRDWISRLGAVWIEGELTSWNVRGGHVYAKLRDLEGDATLSVNVWRSVAEKLDGEFSQGDRVIVHAKPDFWVKGGTLSLQAYDVRHVGLGELLERLERLRRQLSSEGLFDPARKRALPFLPGTIGLVTGRDSDAEKDVRRNAELRWPAVRFRTIHTLVQGDRAAADVASALLELDGDSEVDVIIVARGGGDFLHLLPFSDESLVRVVASLATPVVSAIGHEADRPLLDEVADLRASTPTDAAKRVVPDVAEQLAIVQQGRSRAFSAIANRIASETRGLEQLRSRPAIAHPSWIVDQRGDELMRYAARADELIVSRVDREGERVRSLATHLRALSPQRTLDRGYAIVERIDGDGDGDAPGRIEHRDVVRSWSDAPTGAALRIRLADGRVEATATGGEPIETPAAGRDGVGGRS; encoded by the coding sequence ATGGTCTCGATGTCGCCGCCGCCGTCGTCGGCCGAGGCGCCGTGGACCGTCGCCACGGTCTCGAGCATGCTCCGCGACTGGATCAGCCGGCTCGGCGCCGTGTGGATCGAGGGCGAGCTCACGAGCTGGAACGTCCGTGGCGGTCATGTCTACGCCAAGCTGCGCGACCTCGAGGGCGACGCGACCCTGTCGGTCAACGTCTGGCGCAGCGTCGCAGAGAAACTCGATGGCGAGTTCTCTCAGGGTGACCGTGTGATCGTGCACGCCAAGCCCGACTTCTGGGTGAAGGGCGGCACGCTCTCGCTCCAGGCCTACGACGTGCGTCACGTTGGGCTCGGCGAGTTGCTCGAGCGCCTCGAGCGGCTGCGTCGACAGCTGTCGTCAGAGGGGCTCTTCGACCCGGCGCGCAAGCGCGCGTTGCCGTTCCTCCCCGGCACCATTGGCCTCGTCACCGGCCGCGACTCCGACGCCGAGAAAGACGTGCGCCGCAACGCCGAGCTGCGGTGGCCAGCTGTGCGGTTCAGGACCATCCATACGCTCGTGCAGGGCGACCGGGCGGCCGCCGACGTGGCGTCGGCCCTCCTCGAGCTCGATGGCGATTCCGAGGTCGACGTCATCATCGTCGCCCGCGGCGGCGGCGACTTCCTCCACCTGCTTCCGTTTTCCGATGAATCGCTCGTGCGCGTCGTCGCGAGCCTCGCCACGCCGGTCGTGAGCGCGATCGGCCACGAGGCCGACCGCCCGTTGCTCGACGAGGTCGCCGACCTTCGCGCCTCGACTCCGACCGACGCGGCGAAGCGCGTCGTCCCCGACGTCGCCGAGCAGCTGGCCATCGTGCAGCAGGGGCGCTCGCGCGCGTTCAGCGCCATCGCCAACCGCATCGCGAGCGAGACGCGCGGACTCGAGCAGCTGCGCTCGCGCCCCGCCATCGCGCATCCGTCGTGGATCGTCGACCAGCGAGGCGACGAGCTCATGCGCTACGCCGCCCGTGCCGACGAGCTCATCGTGAGCCGCGTCGATCGCGAGGGCGAGCGGGTGCGCTCGCTCGCGACGCACCTCCGCGCGCTGTCCCCGCAGCGCACCCTCGACCGCGGCTACGCGATCGTCGAGCGCATCGACGGTGACGGCGATGGGGATGCCCCGGGTCGCATCGAGCACCGCGACGTGGTGCGTTCGTGGTCCGATGCGCCCACGGGCGCCGCCCTGCGCATCCGCCTCGCCGACGGCCGCGTCGAGGCGACCGCAACGGGCGGCGAACCGATTGAGACGCCCGCCGCCGGGCGCGACGGTGTCGGCGGGCGCTCCTAG
- a CDS encoding 4-hydroxy-3-methylbut-2-enyl diphosphate reductase yields MTATQISLPTPRARRAAPTLENRPVDGPKRVLLASPRGYCAGVDRAVVMVERALERYGAPVYVRKQIVHNTHVVEQLEARGAVFVDEVAQVPEGANIVFSAHGVSPAVVQEAADRGLHAIDATCPLVTKVHREAARFAKAEKQILLIGHDGHEEVEGTAGHAVGRVTIVNNPAEAETVEVADPDNVVWLSQTTLSVDETMQTVDRLRERFPALQSPPSDDICYATQNRQVAIKQVAADADLVVVVGSANSSNSVRLVEVALEHGASTAHRVDDATELQQDWLDGVRTIGVTSGASVPDVLVHEVLESLASAGYRDLHEVTTAHEDLMFSLPKELRDDAGERGGRGCGVRDRQGPAPA; encoded by the coding sequence GTGACCGCCACCCAGATCTCGTTGCCGACGCCACGCGCCAGGCGCGCTGCGCCGACGCTCGAGAACCGCCCCGTCGACGGCCCGAAACGGGTGCTGCTGGCGAGTCCGCGGGGGTACTGCGCGGGTGTCGATCGCGCCGTGGTCATGGTCGAGCGAGCACTCGAGCGGTACGGGGCGCCCGTCTACGTGCGCAAGCAGATCGTCCACAACACGCACGTCGTCGAGCAGCTCGAGGCCCGTGGCGCGGTCTTCGTCGACGAGGTGGCGCAGGTGCCCGAAGGCGCCAACATCGTCTTCAGCGCGCACGGCGTCTCGCCGGCCGTCGTCCAGGAGGCGGCCGACCGCGGATTGCACGCCATCGACGCGACGTGCCCGCTCGTCACGAAGGTGCACCGCGAGGCGGCGCGCTTCGCCAAGGCCGAGAAGCAGATCCTGCTCATCGGCCACGACGGTCACGAAGAGGTCGAGGGCACGGCCGGTCACGCGGTCGGGCGCGTCACGATCGTCAACAACCCGGCCGAGGCCGAGACCGTCGAGGTCGCCGACCCGGACAACGTCGTGTGGCTCTCGCAGACCACCCTGTCGGTCGACGAGACCATGCAGACGGTCGACAGGCTCCGTGAGCGGTTCCCGGCCCTGCAGAGTCCCCCGAGCGACGACATCTGCTACGCGACGCAGAACCGGCAAGTCGCCATCAAACAGGTCGCGGCCGACGCCGATCTCGTCGTCGTGGTCGGCTCGGCGAACTCGTCGAACTCGGTCCGCCTCGTCGAGGTCGCGCTCGAGCACGGTGCCTCGACGGCCCATCGCGTCGATGATGCCACCGAACTGCAGCAGGACTGGCTCGACGGGGTGCGGACGATCGGCGTGACCTCGGGGGCTTCCGTGCCCGACGTGCTCGTGCACGAGGTGCTCGAGTCGCTCGCGTCCGCTGGCTACCGGGACCTCCACGAGGTGACGACGGCCCACGAAGACCTCATGTTCTCGCTGCCGAAAGAGCTGCGCGACGACGCCGGCGAGCGTGGCGGCCGGGGCTGCGGCGTGCGCGATCGGCAAGGTCCGGCGCCCGCATGA
- a CDS encoding helix-turn-helix transcriptional regulator, with the protein MSEDRSRGDAARLRDLAVLRRVRDRIDREFSRPLDVEALARDAHVSAGHLSRQFKLAYGESPYQYLLTRRIERAMALLRHSDLSVTEVCFNVGFSSLGTFSTRFAEVVGMPPSAYRLEAVGATEGMAPCLAKRVTRPIRNREATGSARQ; encoded by the coding sequence GTGAGTGAGGATCGATCGCGCGGCGATGCCGCGCGGCTCCGCGACCTGGCAGTGCTGCGGCGCGTCCGCGACCGCATCGATCGCGAGTTCTCTCGGCCCCTCGACGTCGAGGCGCTGGCGCGCGACGCGCACGTGTCGGCCGGGCACCTGAGCCGACAGTTCAAGCTCGCCTACGGCGAGTCGCCCTACCAGTACCTCTTGACGCGTCGCATCGAGCGCGCAATGGCGCTGTTGCGGCACAGCGACCTCAGCGTGACCGAGGTGTGCTTCAACGTTGGCTTCTCGTCGCTTGGCACGTTCAGCACTCGGTTCGCCGAGGTCGTCGGGATGCCGCCGAGCGCCTACCGCCTCGAGGCGGTAGGCGCGACCGAGGGCATGGCGCCCTGTCTCGCCAAGCGCGTCACGAGACCGATCAGGAATCGAGAAGCGACGGGCAGCGCCCGCCAATAG
- a CDS encoding VOC family protein: protein MKLTIHQSMLPHTDNDASLAFYRDALQFEVRNHVEYGGLHWLTVGPPNQPDTSIVLYPPFADPGILDEEKAVIEAMMAKGTYASINLATPDLTGAFERIQSANVEIVQEPTDQPYGIRDAALRDPAGNLIRLQEAAA from the coding sequence ATGAAACTCACGATTCACCAGTCCATGCTTCCCCACACCGACAACGACGCTTCGCTCGCCTTCTATCGCGATGCGCTCCAGTTCGAGGTGCGAAACCACGTCGAGTACGGCGGCCTTCACTGGTTGACCGTCGGCCCCCCGAACCAGCCGGACACGTCGATCGTGCTGTACCCGCCGTTCGCCGACCCCGGCATCCTCGACGAGGAGAAGGCCGTCATCGAGGCCATGATGGCGAAGGGAACCTACGCCTCGATCAACCTCGCGACGCCCGATCTCACCGGGGCGTTCGAGCGCATCCAGTCCGCGAACGTCGAGATCGTGCAGGAGCCGACCGACCAGCCGTACGGCATTCGCGACGCCGCGCTGCGTGACCCGGCGGGCAACCTCATCCGTCTTCAGGAGGCCGCCGCATAG
- a CDS encoding GNAT family N-acetyltransferase, with translation MHDDRDDNNAVSRSVPDGTSAARLAERGLRYALVDTASDAVLDAWLQADRRGFHAPAPPADSMPRRRDAIRGLRLIGVWDDAAPAGARPDVPIATTVSWPNELTVPGGALPMYAISSVTVAPTHSGRGIARAMVEGELRAASSAGFAIAGLTVSESTLYGRYGFGPAAMAAEITIETGRARWTGPEGPGTVVFVDINEAPALFGAVHERARLLSPGDVSTRGDFWASLTGADEPDAESTRARRFVVYREPDGEPTGAAMYHLTKHPDVFSKHTLEVGCLTAASDAAAGALWRYLLSVPLVQTVKAPLRPVDDPVRWLIGDFRAAAVTVVDHHWLRILDVPRALESRTYAVPGRLELVVRDALGFAAGRFSMIVDDAGRAVVARLADAPERDAGADASPGEHMELDAQALASLYLGGVSADVLARAGRLGPRSRGAVETVDRMFRTARAPWLSTWY, from the coding sequence ATGCATGACGACCGCGACGACAACAACGCCGTATCGAGGTCGGTGCCGGATGGGACTTCTGCGGCGCGCCTCGCCGAGCGGGGGCTGCGGTACGCGCTCGTGGACACCGCGTCTGATGCCGTCCTCGACGCCTGGCTCCAGGCAGATCGCCGGGGATTCCACGCACCGGCGCCGCCCGCCGACAGCATGCCGCGGCGGCGCGATGCGATTCGCGGGCTCCGACTCATCGGGGTCTGGGACGACGCGGCGCCGGCGGGTGCGCGCCCCGACGTGCCAATCGCGACGACCGTGTCGTGGCCCAATGAGCTGACCGTGCCCGGGGGCGCGCTCCCCATGTACGCGATCAGCTCGGTCACGGTCGCGCCGACCCACAGCGGGCGCGGCATCGCGCGGGCCATGGTCGAGGGCGAGCTCCGCGCCGCGTCATCGGCGGGATTCGCGATCGCGGGCCTCACCGTCTCGGAATCGACCCTGTACGGCAGGTACGGCTTCGGCCCCGCCGCGATGGCCGCCGAGATCACGATCGAGACGGGGCGCGCGCGCTGGACCGGCCCTGAAGGCCCCGGCACCGTCGTGTTCGTGGACATCAATGAGGCCCCCGCCCTGTTCGGCGCGGTGCACGAACGAGCGCGGCTCCTGTCCCCTGGAGACGTCTCGACCCGGGGGGACTTCTGGGCATCGCTGACCGGGGCCGACGAGCCCGACGCCGAGTCGACACGGGCGCGCCGCTTCGTCGTGTACCGCGAGCCCGATGGTGAGCCCACGGGGGCCGCCATGTATCACCTGACCAAGCACCCTGACGTGTTCTCCAAGCACACACTCGAAGTCGGATGCCTGACCGCAGCGAGCGATGCCGCCGCCGGAGCACTCTGGCGCTATCTGCTGTCGGTTCCCCTGGTGCAGACGGTGAAGGCACCGCTTCGGCCGGTCGACGACCCGGTGAGGTGGCTCATCGGCGACTTCCGCGCCGCCGCGGTGACCGTCGTCGACCATCACTGGTTGCGGATCCTCGATGTGCCGCGCGCATTGGAGTCGCGCACGTACGCGGTGCCGGGACGCCTCGAGCTCGTCGTGCGCGACGCGCTCGGGTTTGCCGCCGGGCGCTTCTCGATGATCGTGGACGACGCGGGCCGCGCCGTTGTGGCGCGCCTCGCCGACGCACCCGAACGCGACGCCGGGGCGGATGCCTCGCCGGGGGAGCACATGGAACTCGATGCGCAGGCGCTGGCCTCGCTCTACCTGGGCGGTGTCTCGGCCGACGTGCTCGCGCGGGCCGGGCGACTCGGCCCGCGTTCACGAGGCGCGGTCGAGACCGTCGACCGGATGTTCCGAACGGCCCGTGCGCCCTGGCTCAGTACCTGGTACTAG
- a CDS encoding DUF6264 family protein produces the protein MTSGPAGGGDPGRPPESPPNSDEQQKQLREARRRVDKIYGIGLLVFGMLATIVNMTFFTENALAQQFAALFDEYGIATYARPAGLTTLSLVGIIGHPVIYAITLYITLIVWRRDRIAAWIPVVGAVVAMLFTVALMLIGVALHPELLQAAMTAPSPTP, from the coding sequence GTGACGTCCGGTCCGGCGGGGGGCGGGGATCCGGGACGGCCTCCCGAGTCCCCGCCGAACTCCGACGAACAGCAAAAGCAGCTACGAGAGGCGCGTCGCCGCGTCGACAAGATCTACGGCATCGGCCTGCTGGTATTCGGGATGCTCGCGACCATCGTGAACATGACGTTCTTCACCGAGAACGCGCTTGCGCAGCAGTTCGCGGCACTGTTCGACGAGTACGGCATCGCGACCTACGCGCGCCCGGCCGGGCTCACGACCCTCTCGCTCGTCGGCATCATCGGGCATCCGGTCATCTATGCCATCACGCTCTACATCACGCTCATCGTTTGGCGTCGAGACCGGATCGCCGCGTGGATCCCGGTCGTCGGTGCCGTCGTGGCCATGCTCTTCACGGTCGCGCTCATGCTGATCGGGGTCGCGCTGCATCCAGAGCTGCTGCAGGCAGCCATGACGGCGCCGTCCCCAACCCCATAG